Below is a window of Candidatus Zixiibacteriota bacterium DNA.
CTCAGAATGATCTACATTCCCGACAACGATACATCCGTCAACTTCGTACGCGTCAATCCCGGCAGTTTGTATTACAAGGAGCTCTATTTTGCCACTGATCTCTGGTAAATATCAAGCTTCGGGAAGACATCTCGTCGCCGAAAACGGCTTCAGCCTGATCGAGCTGGTTATAGTCATTGTCGTGCTGGGGATTCTGTTGAGTATGGCGATGCAATCGATGGAGGGATTGGTCAAGGACGCTCGCTACACGAAAAATGAGCGAGAGATGGAAATGCTGGCTCACGCTATCGTAGGTGATCCCGGCATGGCTAGTGGTGCCGGACGGACCGATTTTGGTTATGTCGGCGATGTCGGGGCGTTTCCTGCCAACCTTCAGGCACTCTATCAGGACCCCGGACTGGGAACCTGGGACGGACCTTACCTGCCGCCCGGAATGACTGAAGATTCAACCGGATTCAAGTTAGACGAATGGGGTACTGCTTATACGTATTCCGGGGGAATAACCATAACCTCGACCGGGAGTGGAACCACAATATCCAAGAAGATCGCTGACGCTACTGATGACTATCTACTAAACACGGTCAACGGGACTATCAAAGATGCCAATGACTCCGTACCAGGAACGATCTACGCAGATTCTGTAAATATTGAGATAACCATCCCCAACGGTGCGGGCGGAGCAACTCTTAAAACATATCACCCCGACTCAGCAGGCGCATTTACGCTTGATTCTCTGCCGGCCGGAACTCATTCGCTTGAGATCATCTATGTGCCAAGCGTAGACACTCTCCATCGGTATCTGACCGTGTTACCACGGCATCAAGGACAGAAATCATATGTATTCGCCTCGGCCCATTTTGGTGGCGGCGGAGGTGGGGGTGGTGGCTCGGGTGTGGAAACTCTTCGCCCAACAGGAAATGGAAGCTTAACTAATCTACTTGATGAGAGCTGCTCCAATAATTGGCAGTGTGTGGATGAAGTAACATCGGATGGGGACGGCACCTATGTGAAGGGAGAAGGCAGTGGTTGGAATGTGGACACCTATGAAACCGCCAATCATTCGGTTGGCACCGGCACTGTAGATTCTATCGTTGTTTATGTCAAAGCTAAAGGTAACGGCGGGGGCAAAAAAGCCAGAACCGCAATACGCATTGGGGGGAGCACTTACACCGGTTCCCAGAATAACACAACCGGTAGTTATGTGGATTATTCTACAACTTATCAAACAAACCCGTCAACATCTGCAGCATGGACCTGGACCGATATTGACAATCTCGAAATTGGTGTTGATCTGAAAAAAGTAACAATTTGTACTCAGGTATGGGTTGAGGTCTACTATACCTATTAGCACACACATCTTATGTGGTTTCTTATGAAAGATCAGACTCCAAAACCAAGTAACGGTTTCACGCTCGTTGAAGTAATCCTGGTGGTAGTAATCATGGGCATTCTGGCCTCGGTGGCTATGCGCTCAATCGGGTACATTGGCGAGTCTGCGCGTATCGAGGAAACCAAACAGGAGATGAGTGCTCTTCATCAAGCTGCAGTCGGTAATCCCGACCTTGAGAACAACGGCACTCGAACCGATTTTGGATATATCGGTGACGTCGGGGGCTTGCCCCCTGATTTGAACGCGCTCGTAACCAATCCTGGTAGCTATACCACCTGGAACGGTCCCTATATCGAAAATCGATTCACTCAGATTACCAATGACTACAAAACAGACGCGTGGGGCATGACCTATTCCTATAGCGGCGTCACAATCACTTCGACTGGCTCGGATGGCGACATTGAATGTCAACTAGCCGGATCGGCCGACCATCTCCTGCGCAATGCGGTTGCTGGCAACGTCTTCGATCTCGACGGAACCCCGCCGGGCACTACCTACGACGACTCAGTAACTATCAGACTGACTATTCCGAACGGCACAGGCGGCACAACGATCAAAAGCGCCACCCCGGATTTTGGAGGATATTTCTCGTTTGATTCTATCCCTATCGGTAACCACAATCTGGACGTAATTTACCTGCCTGATGATGACACTCTAAGGCGGTTCGTGAGCGTGGTGCCCAATTCATCGATGTATAGCGAGTACCGTCTTGCGTCCAACGTCTGGTATGCGGCTGGCGGGGGTGGTTCCTCAGAAATCGAGTTTGTGACTGATTCCGATACACTGTGGACCGGCAACTGCGCTATGTTGAAGTTCTGGATCGTCAATAACACTGGCGCATCTATTGCCGTAAGCTCTATCCGACTCACATGGTCGAGCCCGACAGCCTACTACAAGACAGTAACCTGGAATGGCACTACAGTGCGCGACTCGAATCCGAGTGCCGCTTCCGGGGAATTGTCCACCTTTTCGGCCAGTCAGACTATCAATGATTCCCAACAGATCAAGATCACGGTGGAGAATTTCAAACCGAACTCCGGAGGAAGCGGACCACCTGTGGACATGACCGGCGCTTCGTTCACGATCGAGCTATCCGATGGATCATCTTTCACTTTTACGGCGGACCTATGCAACTAAGCCTGGTAAGAAGAGAATATCGCGGTTTCACTCTCGTCGAACTGGTGATAATGATTGTTGTCATCGGTATCCTGGCGACTATCGCTACCCGCGAGATGTCGGGGACTATTGAAGACGCGCATTGGGAAAATACCAAAAAGGAACTAGACCAACTGGCGTTTGCCATTGTTGGTAACCCTGATATCTACGTCGGAGGGGCGCGGTCAGATTTTGGTTACGTGGGTGATGTCGGAGGTTTGCCCTCTGATTTGAACGCGCTTGTTACCAATCCTGGTAGCTATGCCACCTGGGATGGCCCGTATGCAGATTCCGGGACCTCCGGGACAGAACATCTGAGCGACGCCTGGGGAACTGCCTATACCTACACTGATACGCTTCTAAGATCAACGGGGTCGGGGTCCAATATCGATAAACTCCTGGCCAACTCATCATCGGATTTGCTATCCAACACGATCTCCGGAACTATCGTTGACGCCGGTCGCGATATCCCCGGCAGTGTCTATCGCGACTCACTTCAAGTGCGTCTCACCTACCCTAATGGCTCTGGAGGTTCAACAACAGCAATAGTTAATCCGAGTTCCGACGGGTGGTTTTCTATCTCGAGTATTCCTGTCGGCAACCGGACCTTGCAGGTCATTTATATCCCCAACTCTGACACTGCGACTTACGCTATTGGCGTGCTACCGGGACGGACGGCCCGGTTGGACATCGTTTTCCCGGCCGATCTATGGTAGGTATAAGCGGAGGAGACCGCCACACATTAAAATATGTGATGCACCTTTTTCTCAAACCGGAGTTATAATACAGTAGGGCAGGAGCCCTGCGCTTCTGCCATGAAGACTTGACTGGTGATATTGGAATGATGACCAATGAAAATCCGTGATGTAAACATATCGGCCAACGGTCTGACCGTGCTTGAGAAACGCTACCTGATGAAGGACAAACACGGTCGCGTGATCGAAACGCCGACCCAGTTGTTTGTCCGGGTGGCACGGTTTGTGGCTGAAGCTGATCGCAACTATGACGCTACTGATGAACAGATCGCAAACTCAACGCAGAAATTCTTTGACATCATGGCTGATATGGATTTCCTGCCCAACTCTCCCACCTTGATGAATGCCGGCCGACCGCTGGGGCAACTATCAGCCTGTTTCGTATTACCCGTAGGCGACTCTATGGAGGAGATATTCGACAGTATCAAAAATGCCGCCCTGATTCACAAGTCTGGTGGCGGAACGGGCTTCTCCTTCTCGCGTTTGCGACCACGCAATTCGGTTGTAGCATCGACTTCCGGCGTCGCATCCGGTCCGGTATCTTTCATGGCTGCCTTCGACGCCACAACCGAGACCGTTCGACAAGGAGGCACGCGTCGTGGAGCCAATATGGGAGTCCTTCGGGTAGATCATCCCGACATCATGGAGTTTATCGCCTGTAAGGATGACACCAGCCGAATCACCAATTTTAACATCTCGGTTGGCATTACTGATGTCTTCATGAAAGCCCTGACCGCCGACAGTGATTTCCTTCTGTTCAATCCCCACACTGGCACCACGCATCTCGTAGACCATAAAGAGGTTCGCCTTTCGGCTCGTGATGTTTTTAACTCTATTGTCGAGCACGCCTGGCAAACCGGCGAACCGGGGATTGTCTTCCTTGACAGGATGAACCAAACCAATCCAACTTATCCACACGAGACTATTGAAGCAACCAACCCATGCGGTGAACAGCCATTACCGCCATATGATTCCTGCAACCTCGGTTCGATTAACTTATCCCGATTCGCTGTTGATCCCTTGCCGGATGATTACACAATTGATGATCCATCCCAGGGCGTTAACTGGGAACGATTGGCATCGGTGGTGCGCGTCGGAGTTCATTTTCTTGACAACGTGATTGATCAGAACAAATATCCACTGGAACAGATCAAGGTCCAGACATTCAAGAACCGTCGCATCGGCCTGGGGATCATGGGCTGGGCGGATCTGTTGGTCAGGCTTGGCCTTCCCTACGATAGCCAACAGGCTCAGGAGTTAGGTGGCAAACTGATGGCGTTTATCAGTACGGAGGGGCGCAATCATTCCTCGGAACTGGCCAAGACACGTGGCAAGTTCCCCAATTGGGACCAGTCGGTATTCGCCCGGGACAATGTAGCCATGCGCAACGCCACCGTTACGACCATCGCTCCCACCGGTACGATCTCAATCATTGCGGGTTGTTCCTCCGGCATTGAACCCTACTACGCTATCGCCTTCGACCGAAATGTACTGGACGGAACGCATCTAACAGAGTTGAATTCACTGTTTGAGACTATCGCAAGGAAGAATGGGTTTTACAGTGATCAGCTTGTGGCAGAGGTATCCTCCCACCGTTCTCTTTCCAATGTTGACGGCATCCCGGAGGGTGTAAAAGCTGTCTTTCTTACCGCTACCGATGTCTCCCCTGGCGACCATATTCTGATGCAGGCGAGATTCCAAAAACACTGCGATTCGTCAGTATCTAAAACTATTAACTTCCCTGAAAGCGCCACCCGTGATGACGTCGCCCAGACCTTCACCCTGGCCTATGAACAGGGATGCAAGGGCGTTACCGTCTACCGTGACAACTCCCGCCCCTACCAGGTTCTTTCCACCCGTTCTGAATCCGGCAAAGAACAGACAGGAACTGTTAGTGTGGAAAAACGACCTGACATCCTGCAGGGCATCACCGAGAAGATTCGCACTGGTTTCGGCAATTTGTATGTGACCATCAATCTCCGCGACGGAATCCCCTTTGAAGTGTTCGCCCATATCGGCAAATCGGGCTATACAACCATGGCCGACACAGAAGCTATATGTCGCCTTATC
It encodes the following:
- a CDS encoding prepilin-type N-terminal cleavage/methylation domain-containing protein, whose translation is MPLISGKYQASGRHLVAENGFSLIELVIVIVVLGILLSMAMQSMEGLVKDARYTKNEREMEMLAHAIVGDPGMASGAGRTDFGYVGDVGAFPANLQALYQDPGLGTWDGPYLPPGMTEDSTGFKLDEWGTAYTYSGGITITSTGSGTTISKKIADATDDYLLNTVNGTIKDANDSVPGTIYADSVNIEITIPNGAGGATLKTYHPDSAGAFTLDSLPAGTHSLEIIYVPSVDTLHRYLTVLPRHQGQKSYVFASAHFGGGGGGGGGSGVETLRPTGNGSLTNLLDESCSNNWQCVDEVTSDGDGTYVKGEGSGWNVDTYETANHSVGTGTVDSIVVYVKAKGNGGGKKARTAIRIGGSTYTGSQNNTTGSYVDYSTTYQTNPSTSAAWTWTDIDNLEIGVDLKKVTICTQVWVEVYYTY
- a CDS encoding type II secretion system protein GspG, whose amino-acid sequence is MKDQTPKPSNGFTLVEVILVVVIMGILASVAMRSIGYIGESARIEETKQEMSALHQAAVGNPDLENNGTRTDFGYIGDVGGLPPDLNALVTNPGSYTTWNGPYIENRFTQITNDYKTDAWGMTYSYSGVTITSTGSDGDIECQLAGSADHLLRNAVAGNVFDLDGTPPGTTYDDSVTIRLTIPNGTGGTTIKSATPDFGGYFSFDSIPIGNHNLDVIYLPDDDTLRRFVSVVPNSSMYSEYRLASNVWYAAGGGGSSEIEFVTDSDTLWTGNCAMLKFWIVNNTGASIAVSSIRLTWSSPTAYYKTVTWNGTTVRDSNPSAASGELSTFSASQTINDSQQIKITVENFKPNSGGSGPPVDMTGASFTIELSDGSSFTFTADLCN
- a CDS encoding prepilin-type N-terminal cleavage/methylation domain-containing protein, whose protein sequence is MQLSLVRREYRGFTLVELVIMIVVIGILATIATREMSGTIEDAHWENTKKELDQLAFAIVGNPDIYVGGARSDFGYVGDVGGLPSDLNALVTNPGSYATWDGPYADSGTSGTEHLSDAWGTAYTYTDTLLRSTGSGSNIDKLLANSSSDLLSNTISGTIVDAGRDIPGSVYRDSLQVRLTYPNGSGGSTTAIVNPSSDGWFSISSIPVGNRTLQVIYIPNSDTATYAIGVLPGRTARLDIVFPADLW
- a CDS encoding vitamin B12-dependent ribonucleotide reductase, giving the protein MKIRDVNISANGLTVLEKRYLMKDKHGRVIETPTQLFVRVARFVAEADRNYDATDEQIANSTQKFFDIMADMDFLPNSPTLMNAGRPLGQLSACFVLPVGDSMEEIFDSIKNAALIHKSGGGTGFSFSRLRPRNSVVASTSGVASGPVSFMAAFDATTETVRQGGTRRGANMGVLRVDHPDIMEFIACKDDTSRITNFNISVGITDVFMKALTADSDFLLFNPHTGTTHLVDHKEVRLSARDVFNSIVEHAWQTGEPGIVFLDRMNQTNPTYPHETIEATNPCGEQPLPPYDSCNLGSINLSRFAVDPLPDDYTIDDPSQGVNWERLASVVRVGVHFLDNVIDQNKYPLEQIKVQTFKNRRIGLGIMGWADLLVRLGLPYDSQQAQELGGKLMAFISTEGRNHSSELAKTRGKFPNWDQSVFARDNVAMRNATVTTIAPTGTISIIAGCSSGIEPYYAIAFDRNVLDGTHLTELNSLFETIARKNGFYSDQLVAEVSSHRSLSNVDGIPEGVKAVFLTATDVSPGDHILMQARFQKHCDSSVSKTINFPESATRDDVAQTFTLAYEQGCKGVTVYRDNSRPYQVLSTRSESGKEQTGTVSVEKRPDILQGITEKIRTGFGNLYVTINLRDGIPFEVFAHIGKSGYTTMADTEAICRLISLALRSRVPVEKVIRQLRGIGGSNPTFSGGSKVFSIPDAIAQILHRHFGSDGSSPASKIGEDVCPECSCAMIFSSGCFSCPSCGYSNC